Proteins co-encoded in one Yamadazyma tenuis chromosome 1, complete sequence genomic window:
- the MST1 gene encoding threonyl-tRNA synthetase (EggNog:ENOG503NWTH; COG:J), translating into MVHFMKIQQQKYGFQEVITPLIYKNDLWKTSGHWENYKDDMYKVVGNDLTKETEEPHHHHHEYGLKPMNCPGHCIIFSKFDRSYSELPVRFSDFSSLHRNEASGALTGLTRVRRFHQDDGHIFCTLEQIDSEIHNTIKLIRDTYGVFGLNQNIEFHLSTRPENYIGEVQTWDRAEAELKKVLDEACGPGNWLVKHQDGAFYGPKIDVMITDKFEKVHQIGTIQLDFNLPERFNLSYVDMQGNRDNRPIMVHRAVFGSLERFFAILLDNYQGKWPFWLNPRQAIVIPVNSSHLEHAETIRSRLVGELLSSADDISPMTGYNFYVDIDSRSETVGNRIKEAIGKGYSYILMVGDKDIDSGTVAIRSRDSRQVQNMTVDEIYQKFIALEKKYQ; encoded by the coding sequence ATGGTCCACTTCATGAAGATTCAACAGCAAAAATACGGGTTCCAGGAAGTTATCACCCCCCTCATATACAAAAACGACTTGTGGAAGACCTCCGGCCATTGGGAGAATTATAAAGACGATATGTACAAAGTGGTGGGTAATGACctcaccaaagaaacagaagaaccccaccatcaccaccacgaGTACGGACTAAAACCCATGAATTGTCCCGGCCACTGCATCATCTTCTCTAAGTTCGACCGCTCATACAGCGAGCTTCCCGTGCGATTTAGTGACTTTAGCTCATTACACAGAAATGAAGCTTCCGGGGCCTTGACAGGATTAACCAGGGTTAGACGCTTCCACCAGGACGATGGCCATATTTTCTGCACTTTAGAGCAGATTGACCTGGAGATTCACAACACCATCAAGCTTATTCGAGACACCTACGGAGTGTTTGGTCTTAACCAGAATATCGAATTCCACTTGTCCACGAGACCAGAAAACTACATTGGTGAGGTCCAAACGTGGGACCGTGCCGAAgccgagttgaagaaggtgttggacGAGGCGTGTGGCCCCGGAAATTGGCTCgtcaaacaccaagatGGGGCTTTCTATGGTCCTAAAATAGATGTCATGATTACTGACAAGTTTGAGAAAGTCCACCAGATAGGAACCATTCAGTTGGATTTCAATTTGCCCGAGAGGTTCAATCTTTCGTACGTGGATATGCAAGGAAATAGAGACAACCGGCCCATAATGGTCCACCGGGCAGTTTTTGGGTCGTTGGAACGGTTCTTCGCCATTTTGTTAGACAACTACCAGGGCAAATGGCCGTTTTGGTTGAATCCAAGGCAGGCTATCGTCATTCCCGTCAATAGTTCCCACTTAGAGCACGCAGAAACAATCCGGAGTAGGCTCGTTGGCGAGTTGTTGTCTTCTGCCGATGATATTTCCCCTATGACCGGTTACAACTTCTATGTGGATATCGACAGCAGAAGTGAGACGGTGGGTAACCGCATAAAAGAGGCCATTGGCAAGGGTTATTCGTATATTCTCATGGTTGGTGATAAGGATATCGACAGTGGGACGGTGGCTATACGGAGCAGAGATAGCCGTCAGGTCCAAAACATGACGGTGGATGAAATATACCAAAAGTTCATCgcattggaaaagaagtacCAATAA
- a CDS encoding uncharacterized protein (COG:S; EggNog:ENOG503P5M8), translating into MPPKKYTVKLAVPSKFLATLPVFEVPASKTRVKKLAAEDKKTPAASVDPSVASSKTSSPQPETGGTGGAAGFGSVNNAFNNRINSGLKESSTSGLTMNPIAGQYSLDKSGKPVNRWMKRQTQFKTFTGFKVKYYTWKQKKKDRRESISKKEDKEKVKQEKKVKEVPIVEVVGA; encoded by the coding sequence ATGCCACCCAAGAAATATACCGTGAAGTTGGCGGTACCCTCCAAGTTTCTCGCCACACTTCCGGTGTTTGAGGTGCCGGCTTCCAAAACTAGGGTTAAAAAACTCGCTGCCGAAGACAAAAAGACCCCTGCTGCATCAGTAGATCCCAGTGTGGCTTCTTCCAAGACCTCCTCACCCCAGCCAGAGACCGGTGGGACCGGTGGGGCTGCCGGCTTTGGCAGTGTAAACAACGCCTTTAACAACAGAATAAACAGTGGGCTCAAGGAGAGCAGTACTTCGGGTTTGACCATGAACCCAATTGCTGGCCAGTACTCTTTAGACAAGAGTGGTAAGCCGGTGAACCGATGGATGAAGAGACAGACACAGTTTAAGACGTTCACCGGGTTCAAGGTGAAGTACTATACGtggaaacagaagaagaaggacaGGAGGGAAAGCATACTGAAGAAGGAGGATAAAGAGAAGGTGAAGcaggagaagaaggtgaaggaGGTGCCGAttgtggaggtggtgggagCTTAG
- a CDS encoding uncharacterized protein (EggNog:ENOG503P859), with product MNQDSSYSSNNDDTVTVDEVVGASTGFWGLQTVPSQQTNFTAHRRPTRLDLFENNQKLDIRAHQRTYEGAYTRTAIGSLAFSIMIIKLFSKEFLPIGTIYTLYGMVVFIIGH from the exons ATGAACCAGGACTCAAGCTATAGCAGTAACAACGACGATACGGTGACAGTGGACGAGGTGGTGGGAGCAAGCACCGGCTTCTGGGGACTCCAAACCGTCCCCTCTCAACAGACCAACTTTACCGCCCACAGACGCCCCACCAGATTGGATCTTTTTGAGAACAACCAAAAGCTTGACATCAGAGCTCACCAAAGAACCTACGAAGGTGCCTACACCCGGACTGCCATCGGTAGCCTTGCGTTCTCGATCATGATCATCAAGCTTTTCTCCAAGGAGTTTCTTCCCATTGGAACCATCTACACGTTATACGGAATGGTTGTGTTCATTATAG GGCACTGA
- the MDM31 gene encoding Mitochondrial distribution and morphology protein 31, mitochondrial precursor (BUSCO:EOG092615Y4; COG:S; EggNog:ENOG503NUII), with translation MFKLISLRPPIIPRTLAGLRPPLHHTPRLTPCRVLLRNLQSSAFLHQRNLSPKEQLLKNANNWVSRIRIRAKWLLKRSNRPFNTDDYSAFFSWLVISNALLIILATTTFFSLLIFTINTVFAQEFVARQLGEFITKNSKLSVVFENAIVPGWKDGKISFQKVSVSRRPKKSRKFIKGTSTAEQALLDDVVEYDDGNYTQYDLTIEQVNMTLSFNKWVNGHGIIDTLEMHGVRGVIDRTHVVWDPSDSATNYKNVYHPGDFEIDNFKIDDMLVTLYQPDGFRPFNVEIYNMSTPRLRKHWLFYDLLNSDLVNGSYDGSLFTIHKRQRVDEIDTVLAEALGGGGKDTSILNESNFRLQCCRINSLNLDHLNRGLEGPFGWITNGKVDMIGDFVIPINPPDDILSYLRTLKDNKNRYHDKLKSQDPDPRILLNLSIKLNNVRASVPFQTPELSYINYALIRPIVAYINSKNTYIELHNQIVKTLSDFEGSWTVYDSLLMDDISIEVYNNFVNYVADEESRLVRMKKVSFWSAQLLLQLLLLTIGALS, from the coding sequence ATGTTCAAACTCATATCCCTCCGACCCCCCATAATCCCTCGAACCCTCGCCGGCCTCCGACCTCCTCTACACCACACACCCCGCCTTACCCCCTGCCGAGTCCTCCTTCGAAATCTCCAGTCCCTGGCATTCCTTCATCAACGAAACCTCTCTCCCAAAGAACAACTCCTCAAAAACGCAAATAATTGGGTCTCCCGCATCCGCATCAGAGCCAAATGGCTCCTCAAGCGCTCCAACCGCCCCTTTAACACCGACGACTACTCGGCGTTCTTTTCCTGGCTCGTCATCAGTAATGCCCTCCTCATCATTCTCGCGaccaccaccttcttctcaCTTTTgatcttcaccatcaacaccgTGTTTGCCCAGGAGTTTGTGGCTCGCCAGCTCGGTGAgttcatcaccaagaactcaaaGTTATCGGTGGTATTTGAAAATGCCATTGTACCGGGCTGGAAAGATGGTAAAATCTCCTTTCAAAAGGTGCTGGTCAGCAGAAGACCCAAGAAGTCTCGCAAATTCATCAAGGGAACCAGCACCGCCGAGCAGGCGCTCTTGGACGATGTTGTCGAGTACGACGACGGCAACTACACGCAATACGACCTTACGATTGAACAGGTGAACATGACATTAAGCTTTAATAAATGGGTCAACGGTCACGGCATCATCGACACCCTCGAAATGCATGGCGTTAGGGGGGTCATCGACAGGACCCACGTTGTGTGGGACCCCAGTGATAGTGCCACCAACTATAAAAACGTCTATCACCCAGGAGACTTTGAAATCGAtaacttcaaaatcgacGACATGCTTGTGACTCTCTACCAACCAGATGGGTTCCGACCTTTTAACGTCGAGATATACAACATGCTGACGCCGCGGCTACGCAAACACTGGCTCTTCTATGATCTTTTGAACTCGGACCTCGTCAACGGGTCCTACGATGGATCTTTGTTCACCATCCATAAACGACAACGGGTCGATGAGATCGATACGGTGTTGGCCGAGGCCTTGGGTGGCGGCGGTAAGGACACCAGCATCCTCAACGAGTCCAATTTCCGGCTTCAGTGCTGCCGTATCAACTCCCTCAATTTGGACCACTTGAACAGAGGTCTTGAAGGACCGTTTGGGTGGATCACCAATGGAAAAGTCGACATGATAGGAGACTTTGTCATCCCCATCAACCCGCCCGATGATATTCTTTCGTACTTGCGGACCCTCAAGGACAACAAAAATCGGTACCACGACAAACTCAAATCCCAGGATCCAGACCCCAGAATTCTTTTAAATCTCAGcatcaaactcaacaaCGTCAGGGCGTCGGTACCGTTCCAGACCCCGGAGCTCTCATACATCAACTATGCATTGATCCGTCCCATTGTGGCGTacatcaactccaaaaacacctaCATCGAGTTGCATAACCAGATTGTGAAAACCTTGAGTGACTTTGAAGGGTCTTGGACCGTGTACGACAGTCTTTTGATGGACGACATCAGCATCGAGGTATACAACAACTTCGTCAACTACGTGGCGGATGAGGAAAGCCGGTTGGTGCggatgaagaaggtgagTTTCTGGAGTGCCCAACtccttttgcaacttcttctcttgaCCATTGGTGCTCTTAGTTAA
- a CDS encoding L-cysteine desulfhydrase-like protein (COG:E; EggNog:ENOG503NWYP), with protein MFGEALRKSDFSGLSTNVTPVNHGSYGLPPDSVVAEFQAAMADDLSFPDRYMFVRQPQDYVSALKTVGDIIHCDYHDVAIVNNSTSGVNTVLKSFPWKRGDKLLLTSVVYPACENIAQFTAKMNGVEVEKMVADIEKGQDHLLAEFEKKIKSGGYRMAMFDVVSSMPAFLFPYEQMVQVCRENGVLSMVDGAHGVGLVPLDLGRLQPDFFVSNLHKWFFTPRGTALLYVNKKHHATIQPLVQSHVWVEDVGEETLIKKFTFAASDNYAKLRCIEPAKQFRDRLGGDDAIWNYAAGLRDQVMGWLSKRWGMEELGDQRLMMANIWLPEKFVLPFEEIEALKRNSSEDGHFLQIGFYQGRPVLRLSFQVYNEVGDYEKAIEYLEKAIEKRLEERSLEKGVATLTTK; from the coding sequence ATGTTTGGCGAAGCACTCAGAAAACTGGACTTCAGTGGCCTCAGCACTAATGTCACCCCCGTCAACCACGGCCTGTATGGACTCCCACCCGACAGCGTCGTAGCCGAGTTCCAGGCAGCAATGGCTGATGACTTGAGTTTCCCCGACAGATACATGTTCGTTCGCCAGCCACAAGACTACGTTTCTGCTCTTAAAACCGTCGGCGACATCATCCACTGCGACTACCATGACGTGGCCATCGTCAACAACTCCACCTCGGGTGTCAATACCGTGTTGAAGAGTTTCCCGTGGAAGCGCGGCGAcaaattgttgttgacgtCGGTGGTGTATCCGGCCTGCGAAAATATTGCCCAGTTTACTGCCAAAATGAACGGCGTGGAGGTGGAGAAAATGGTGGCCGACATCGAGAAGGGCCAAGACCACTTGTTGGCggagtttgaaaagaagatcaaaAGTGGTGGGTACCGTATGGCCATGTTCGATGTGGTGAGCTCAATGCCGGCATTTCTCTTCCCGTACGAGCAAATGGTTCAGGTGTGCCGGGAAAACGGTGTGTTGTCGATGGTGGATGGAGCTCACGGCGTGGGGCTTGTACCACTCGACTTGGGTCGCTTGCAGCCCGATTTTTTTGTCAGTAACTTGCACAAGTGGTTCTTCACTCCTCGGGGTACTGCTTTGTTGTATGTCAACAAAAAACACCACGCCACCATCCAGCCACTCGTGCAATCACATGTGTGGGTGGAGGACGTGGGTGAAGAGACGTTGATAAAGAAGTTCacttttgcagccagtGACAACTACGCCAAATTGCGGTGCATTGAGCCTGCGAAACAGTTCAGAGACCGGCTTGGAGGAGACGATGCCATTTGGAACTATGCCGCCGGCTTGCGGGACCAGGTGATGGGTTGGTTACTGAAGCGGTGGGGCATGGAAGAGCTTGGTGACCAGCGTTTGATGATGGCGAATATCTGGTTACCTGAAAAGTTTGTTCTTCCATTTGAGGAGATAGAGGCTCTCAAGCGGAATTCGAGCGAAGACGGCCATTTTTTGCAGATCGGGTTTTACCAGGGTCGGCCGGTATTGCGGCTCTCGTTCCAGGTGTACAACGAGGTGGGAGACTACGAGAAGGCAATcgagtacttggagaaggCAATTGAGAAGAGGCTCGAGGAGAGGAGCTTAGAGAAGGGCGTGGCGACGTTGACCACAAAGTAG
- the EXG1 gene encoding exo-1,3-beta-glucanase (EggNog:ENOG503NV8Y; CAZy:GH5; COG:G) produces MLLLYVLLITIQLVAAIPLVTKRGLAFDYQNDKLQGVNLGGWFVLEPFITPSLFDAFGDNSNTPVDEYNYCSTLGKDECLSRLTDHWSSWYTEDDFKAIKDAGLNAVRIPIGYWAFKMYDYDPYVSGQQDYLDKALEWCRNQGLYAWIDLHGAPGSQNGFDNSGWRDHLEFQSNEYNQALTLDVLKIIMDKYAVDDYLDVVIGIELLNEPLGNSLDLDELKSYLTQGYTLARNNGIQAVVIHDAFEASGYWDDFLTVDNGDYWNVVVDHHHYQVFSAGELERDINTHISTACALGTQHLSESHWNIVGEWSGALTDCARWLNGAERGARWSGDYDSSPYLGSCDPYTSFSNWPDDYKVNVRKYIEAQLDAYSTRAGWFFWTWKTEDAIEWDMSQLIANGIFPQPLSDRQYPNQCGY; encoded by the coding sequence ATGCTATTGTTATATGTATTATTGATAACCATACAGTTGGTGGCAGCCATCCCGCTAGTCACCAAAAGAGGTCTCGCATTCGACTACCAGAATGATAAACTCCAAGGTGTCAACTTGGGAGGTTGGTTCGTATTGGAACCCTTCATCACCCCATCCCTTTTCGATGCGTTTGGCGATAACTCCAACACCCCCGTGGATGAATACAATTACTGCTCCACCCTCGGAAAGGATGAATGCTTGAGTCGGTTGACCGATCATTGGTCCTCGTGGTACACTGAAGACGACTTTAAAGCCATTAAGGATGCCGGCTTAAATGCCGTCAGAATCCCCATCGGTTACTGGGCTTTCAAGATGTATGATTATGACCCCTACGTATCGGGACAGCAAGATTACTTGGATAAGGCCCTCGAATGGTGCCGCAACCAGGGATTGTACGCATGGATAGACTTGCATGGAGCCCCCGGCTCTCAGAATGGGTTTGATAATTCGGGCTGGAGAGACCACCTCGAGTTCCAGTCCAACGAGTATAATCAGGCTCTCACCTTGGATGTGCTTAAGATCATCATGGACAAGTACGCCGTCGACGACTACCTCGATGTGGTGATTGGTATTGAGTTACTTAATGAACCTTTGGGAAACTCTCTCGACTTGGACGAGTTGAAGAGTTATTTGACCCAGGGATACACATTGGCACGTAACAACGGGATCCAGGCAGTGGTGATCCACGATGCGTTTGAGGCGTCGGGATACTGGGATGATTTTTTGACGGTTGACAATGGAGACTACTGGAacgtggtggtggaccACCATCACTATCAAGTGTTTTCAGCTGGAGAGTTGGAACGTGATATTAACACCCATATCTCGACCGCCTGTGCCTTAGGTACCCAACATTTGTCCGAATCTCACTGGAATATTGTGGGTGAATGGTCGGGAGCATTGACCGATTGCGCTCGGTGGTTAAATGGAGCTGAGAGGGGAGCCAGGTGGTCAGGAGATTATGACAGTTCACCATATCTCGGATCTTGTGACCCTTACACGAGCTTCAGTAATTGGCCAGATGATTATAAGGTTAATGTCCGGAAATATATCGAGGCCCAATTGGATGCTTATTCCACCAGGGCTGGATGGTTTTTCTGGACCTGGAAAACTGAAGATGCAATTGAGTGGGATATGAGCCAGTTGATAGCTAATGGCATTTTCCCACAACCTTTATCCGACAGGCAGTATCCTAACCAATGTGGATACTAA
- a CDS encoding ribosomal protein P1 (EggNog:ENOG503P5HS; COG:J) → MSVDTSLSYAALILADSEIEITAENLLALTTKANVEVEGIWADIYAKALASQNLKDLFFNISSAPAAGAAAAGGAAATGAAAEEAVEEEKEEEKEESDDDMGFGLFD, encoded by the coding sequence ATGTCTGTTGATACCAGTTTGTCCTACGCCGCCTTAATCTTGGCCGACTCCGAAATCGAAATCACTGctgaaaacttgttggccttGACCACTAAGGCCAACGTCGAAGTTGAAGGTATCTGGGCTGACATCTACGCCAAGGCCTTGGCCAGccaaaacttgaaggacttgttcttcaacatctccTCTGCCCCAGCTGCTGGTGCCGCTGCCGCGGGAGGTGCTGCTGCCACTGgtgctgctgctgaagaagccGTCGAAGaggaaaaggaagaagaaaaggaagaatcCGATGACGACATGGGATTCGGTTTATTCGATTAG
- the rpl13 gene encoding 60S ribosomal protein eL13 (COG:J; EggNog:ENOG503P222) has product MAIAKNLPILKNHFRKHWQERVKVHFDQAGKKAGRRTARLQKIAKESPKPVDSLKPVVRCPTVKYNRKLRAGRGFTLAEIKAVGLTPKYARTIGISVDHRRVNRSDEIYDLNVARLQEYKSKLVLFDKKTTKEEIAKFADVSIKSTFPIAQVPVETAPRAVEVPEQSAYRTLRLARSDKKYKGIREKRAKAKAEAEADKKKK; this is encoded by the coding sequence ATGGCTATTGCTAAGAACTTACCAATCTTAAAGAATCACTTCAGAAAGCACTGGCAAGAAAGAGTCAAGGTCCACTTCGACCAAGCCGGTAAGAAGGCTGGTAGAAGAACCGCCAGATTACAAAAGATTGCCAAAGAATCTCCAAAGCCAGTTGACTCTTTAAAACCCGTTGTCAGATGCCCAACTGTCAAATACAACAGAAAATTGAGAGCAGGTAGAGGATTCACCTTGGCTGAAATCAAGGCCGTTGGTTTGACTCCAAAATACGCCAGAACCATTGGAATCTCTGTTGACCACAGAAGAGTTAACAGAAGTGACGAAATCTACGACTTAAATGTTGCCAGATTACAAGAATACAAGTCtaagttggtgttgttcGACAAGAAGACcaccaaggaagaaattgCCAAATTCGCCGATGTTTCCATTAAGTCCACTTTCCCAATTGCTCAAGTGCCAGTTGAAACTGCCCCAAGAGCCGTTGAAGTACCAGAACAAAGTGCTTACAGAACCTTGAGATTGGCCAGATCCGACAAGAAGTACAAGGGTATCAGAGAAAAGAGAGCTAAGGCCAAGGCTGAAGCTGAAGCtgataagaagaagaagtaa
- the RPS16 gene encoding 40S ribosomal protein uS9 (EggNog:ENOG503P1RZ; COG:J): protein MSTPSVQTFGKKKTATAVAHIKAGKGLIKVNGSPITLVEPEILRFKVYEPLTLVGLDKYQNLDIRIKVSGGGHVSQVYAIRQAIAKGLIAYHQKYVDEASKNELKKIFTAYDKTLLVADSRRMEPKKFGGRGARARFQKSYR, encoded by the coding sequence ATGTCGACTCCATCAGTCCAGACTTTTGGTAAGAAGAAAACTGCCACTGCTGTTGCTCACATCAAGGCCGGTAAgggtttgatcaaagtcaaCGGTTCTCCAATCACCTTGGTTGAACCAGAAATCTTGAGATTCAAGGTGTACGAACCATTGACCTTGGTTGGATTAGACAAATACCAAAACTTGGACATCAGAATCAAGGTGTCAGGTGGTGGTCACGTTTCCCAGGTGTATGCCATCAGACAAGCCATTGCTAAAGGTTTGATTGCttaccaccaaaaatacGTCGATGAAGCTTCTAAGaacgaattgaagaagatcttcaCCGCTTACGACAAGACCTTGTTGGTTGCCGACTCCAGAAGAATGgaaccaaagaagtttggtggTCGTGGTGCCAGAGCGAGATTCCAAAAATCTTACCGTTAA